The following DNA comes from Mugil cephalus isolate CIBA_MC_2020 chromosome 6, CIBA_Mcephalus_1.1, whole genome shotgun sequence.
GAGAAAAGTTCTCACTGTATATGTGTTATTGGACAATTGATTGATTAAATCACAAGTATCTCTTTTTCCTATTTCCGTGGCCCCGTTAAGTATTACATTTTGTCTTCATATAAggaagtattttatttcatttatgtaaCAGGCTAGATTTCATTTACCGCTGCATTTCACTTGAGTTATTCTTTGGGCCTGGTTTTCATTTAAAGCAATATTTTACATCAGTGGAAGTGCAGTATTGCTCAATGTTTCACTTTAGATGAATAATATTAGCGGTCCATTTTGCCTGCTTGCCTTCATGAGAGCTTGCGAACAATCAGTCTCCAGCCGTAGCGCCCTGCGGGTCCTCGGTTCCGACCATTATTCTTGGTTTTCCCTCAGACCGTGAGTTATAATTTGAAATTAAACCAACATGCATAGCTGTAATATTCTTTTCCATGATTTATCATCTCTGCTTTAATTTTATGTTGAAGTTTTTAAAATGAGGACAAGGAAGGCATAACCACGGGTATCCTCCATTATTTCAGggtttgtattcacatttaaaagttCAAGTGTGGGACctaaatgaaagaaatgggTGAGGACCATAGATTTTTACAGAGATGGACCGAGCCACAGTGATGTCACCCACTGGTGTGATGACTACTGTTTCATTGCCTTGAGTTTAGCATTTGTAGCTGTTTGTATCTTGGGGTATTTGGAGCCAGAAGTGATCATATTTGAAGAAATATGGGAATAATCCTTGTTGCAAACTATGTACAGGCCCACATTTTGGCATGATAGCAGTTTGAGAGGAGTAACCTTGTAAACATGATTTTAGctgaatttatttcaacataacaTGTATATACATACCTGTATTACTCAGACTGACCACCAACACAATGATCCAGAGAACGAAACTTGGCCAGTGAGATAATGACTGCAGGAGAGAAATGTGAATGCTTACTTAACCTGACTAATTATAAAACTTATCTTAACTTACTTATCCTACACCTGGATTTACTAAACATTTTTCAttgattctgttttttgttttcttttggttttaacaATTACTATGATGTGCAGTGCTAaaagtttgaaagaaaaaaccTAGTTGTGGGAAGtccaaaagaaaatatatacatCTGTATCCATTTTTACTTGCAACACCGACTTAATGTAGGGACTTGAGTTGTTTGCTTGACTGCATTTTTTAAGTGCCATTTCATCCTTGTTGCATCACAGTGTTGACAAATGAATTTACCATGGCTGACTTGGCTTTCTGTGTGCATTAAACCATGTGACAGGACAGCGATTTGTACAAGATAAAGTATATCAGCCACTTAAGGAATATCAGAGAGGAAGGCGTTATTTCATCATGCATACCAAGCAAAGTGAGGCGAATCTGTTTCTGACACTCTGTATTCCATGTCAGAGATTGAATCCAGCAGTCACAATGGCAGACAGCGGGAAGACTAATGAGACTGGAGCCGCAGCACCAGAACCAGCTAATGGAGACCAGCAGGTGGGGAGCACTGTGACCCGAAATGCCACTGATTACAAAACCTGAGCATATGATGAACTCATTTGACACTTGGAATTTCCCCATTTTTGAAAAGCAACTGTGTTAAAACGAATGATCTAAACACAGTACAGAGAAATAACGTAAcagactgtttttctttccaccaaCGGTGGTATTTGCAACTTTGTCCTAGACTGTTGTTTCACGAGTGAGCAACTTGCCCCTGGTCAGTTCAGCCTGCGAGGCGGTTTCCAGTGCCTACAGCAGCACCAAAGACAGCGTGCCCTTGCTGAAAGGAGTGATGGATGTAGCAGAGAGTGGTGTCCGGACGCTGGGAGCAGCTGCCACCACAGGGTCCAAACCTCTTCTGGACATCATAGAACCACAGCGTAGGTTCTTCTCCCTGCAAAAGATGATGTAATATATGTGCAATGGTACCCAACATTAAAATGCACTAGAAAAGAATATTGCAAGCTTGTTGCACATTAAAGGTGTGAAACCGAGGACAGGTCCACTTGTTACCTCTGAGCTAGAATACAatataggaagaaaaaaaatgttggtaaGAGGTGTCATTTTAGTAATTGAAACTCTTTTGCTTGTTGCTGTGCTGTAAACATTGAACAATAACTCGTTAAGGGCTATTATCAAAGCATAACATTGAGTAATTTCTTATTAGATTTTAAGTGAACTTCTGTTGTTGCAGTGTCCACGGTAAACGAGTATGCCTTGAAAGGACTTGATAAGGTGGAAGAAAAGCTGCCTATTCTTCACCAGCCAGCAGACAAGGTAAAACAAGAAATAACGCCGCTCTAATGTagtcatgcaaataaaaaaaataaaaaaggacatttcAATTCATACCAGCTGTATATTATTGTTGCATATACTGTgctcttttttgtctctttacCAATTTACTGCAttgtttaattgcatttttGACCACTGTCAACTTTAAGTTTCAACTGTCATGACCCCTCATAGTTCCTATCATTAGCTAGTTTTCTAAATCAGTCTGCAAGTTGTATCACACTCCAGGTAGCTATAGCAACAATGTTAACACGTCACCGTATGTGAACATTTAtccatcatttaaaaatgacaatgcACTTGGTTAAACTGAGTGCTCATTTTCCTTTATATGCTATACGGGGTCATGGTGGCAGTGACATAATACAGCTTAGTGTATAATGTGTAATATAAATATTGTCATAATCGTAAAGAAATGAATTGCCTCAATTAAACTATTCCCTAGTTTTCTGTCACTAGAATAAAAACTATGTTGACAGCAAAGAATAGCACCATCATTATTCTCCAAGCATGACACAATATATCATTTTACATTCTCAGGTGGTGTCGGACACCGTAGGAATGGTGTACCAGTCCGTGGCAGGAGCCAAGGATGCCGTGTATGGGGCTGTGATGGGTGGTGTCGAGCTGACCCGGGCAGCAGTCAGTGGAGGTATCAGCACCATCATGGGCACCAGGATGGGCCAGATGGTCAGCAGTGGGATGGGCCTGGCCCTCAGCCGTTCCGAGGACTGGGTTGACCAGAACCTACCAGTCACAGAGAGGGAGCTTGGTCAGTGTCTGTACTAAATGTGTGgaatataatattatttatatataatataaaaccaGGAGCGGAAATAAACCGGCATGGCTGCTGCTGACAGTTTGACAGCTGGACCAAATGACAATCGGATGAGGATGCCGAAAGATATTATTATAAAGGCAAGGCTCTGGCACGAAGGGGGTGGTTGTGATGAAAGCGTTCAATTCTACCGCTGCGATTGAAGTTGAGCACATGAATTGTTGATGCTATTCATAGGGAAGGGACGCAGGACATTTCGGTGAACTTCCCTTCTGTTAACTTGGCCCGTAAAGCACCTACAATTTCCAGCACTCACAGCTTTGACACCTGCTACAGTGATGTCATGTTTTCATGACAGCCTGCCATACTCCAATATAGCAGTAATGCTCATCATTAAATCCTCTTCTCGGATTATGGATATGAAAAATATCCAATTGCAGCTGTGGCAGGAATAAAGTATCCATAATGTCAAGAATCCATAATGCCATGGTGGCATGTTTTTAACTATTTGGCTTCAACGACCACAGGAGGAGGTGATTCAGATTTTTGTTACTCTTCTCACTTAACCTTTTGGGAATCAGGTAACCTAACTTGAAAGCACCTCCATTAATTGTTCCCCACACATTGTGACATACCCAGAAACTCACGCAATAAGCtcttcaaactaaaaaaaaaaacaaaaggagaccTCAGGTATAACCGGTACGCTGATTCTCTTATCCAAGAGTTGAACTGCTTTGTTCTCCCATCTGAATATTTCAAGCCATAGATAGACCATTACATAAACCATCTTAAGACTATATATAAATGAGAATAACGGTTTTCTCTTTCAGCTGCTGTGGCTGAACCTGTCTCCGGTGAGGTCACTACCACCTCAGCCAGCCCTAGCTACTTTGTCCGTTTGGGGAAACTCTCTGCCAAGGTACAGGAGCGAGCTCTACAGCAGTCTCTGGTCCGAGCGCGCCATGCCAGGGATACCACCTATGCCGCGGTGGGTCAGATTACCAGCACTCTGGACCTGCTAGAGCGCACCCGTGCCGGCGTCGGTACAGTAAGTAACCAGATAGAAGGAGCctcagagcagctgctgcagcgctGGACAGAGTGGAAGCAGAAGCAGGAAGGAGATGGGAAGACGGAGTCAGAGCCAGATGGGACCAAAAATGAATCTGAGGTCAAAAGTGAAGTGTTTTCTAACCAGAGTATTCTTGTATTTTGCAAAATTAATGATGTCATACGCTGACGCTAACGTTCTatgaacattatttatttaatattttatttaataatgttaATTGGTATAATATAATgagaataatacatttaatattttgttttgatcatTGTATTACGGGCAGTTACCTGGTACTTAAAATTTTTCACTTCATGTTCACAGCAGCTGGAATGGAGGGCCCTCTCTATGGTGCGTGGTCTGAGTGATCAGCTGCGATCAGCATGCTCCGGCGTGGTTTCAAGCGCTCAGGGTCTGCCAGGTGCAGTCCAGGACCAGCTGACCAACGCAAGGCGAGCTGCTGAAGAACTACAGTCCTCTCTAGGGAACACTAGTAACATCACACCCCTCCTTCTGGAGCGGAGCCGTCACCAGCTGAACCAAGTACGCTAATTGCACTATCCTGCCGTCCTGGCAGTGTTGTATTGTGCTGCATCAGCACGGCCAAATATAGTgcttaactttttcttttttcattatttcagtgCCATCGCTTAATGCAATTAGTCCCCCATTAACTTTTTATTTGAGCGCACAtgtaatacacacacagtcttaTTGGAGTTGAGGTAAATGGTAAACTCCTATATGCTTTCATCAGTGTTAGGGCTATCTGCTTATTCACTTGCTTTTCATGAGAGTATGACAGTCAGGCTTCcctattttccacacattttgATCTTattatgattttgtttttcttgtgttatgTATCTATTCCAGATTCAACAGTCCCTGGATGGTGTCATGGATTATCTACTTAACAACACACCACTCAACTGGCTGGTGGGACCTTTTACTCCACAGCTGACTGAGAAAGCAGAGGAAGATGTGGCCATGGAGCAGGCTGGCCCAGACAACTAGACCCCTTACTACAGTGACAGGAGACTGGTGTTGACTGTGTTGGAACCGTTTAAATATTCTCTATATCTGCTTTAATGAAAGATGCCTTAACTTTTATGTAATCATGTTTTCCTTGTAATGCTCTAGAAGATGTTGACACTACATGTATCACGTGaaagttaatgtaattcatttgcaaacacaaaaacgtATGCCCTGTCAGAATCTCCACATGTGTACACTAAATTATTTATAAGgttaaacatgaacatattttctCGTGTCTTTGAACATAGTGCATTAATGTTTAACTTTTGTTGGTAGTATACACAACATTCCCCAAAATTTGCCAAACCTATGTTGCCTCTGAACCTTTTAAGCTTTCTTGAATTATATGTAGAGTCCACAGCTGTgcatttcatgtttcatttcatttgttttaaggtttttatttcagtatttgttGTGTCTGAACTTTGATGGGTTTAAAGAACTAATGGACTGTGAGTGAGCTGATGCGTCAATAAATATTTTGGCACGGCAGAGTCTCGTTGTGGTGCTTGAATACGTtgcagtgagttttttttttttttttttttgtgctgatgGACTTTGCTCCGTTGGCTCGTTTCACTCAGCGATGAATCGATGCTTGTGGTGACGTCATGCTCGTTGTTTCGAATGTCGCGAGCTAGCGCTGGGTAGGAGGCCGCGCGCTCTGCTGGGGACACAACTTGTACAAATCTGAGGCTCAAGGTCGTCGACAGCCCCCGATACCTGGACTTTCAGGTAGTATCTTGTTCCTAGGCTGCCGCGAGGGAGTCCCGCTGTGTGTTACCGGTTTGAAGGCAGCCTGGACGCTGTGGGGGAGCGGACTGCTCCGGGTTGGCTGGCTCTGCTAGCCATCCAGCTAGCGCTAGCCCGCTAACATGAGCGTTTATTCGATTCAAAACCCAAGATTTGCTCGTAGTTTGTCGCCAGTGACACTGTAGTTTACATTTTCGTTATTTTTACCACGATTGGAGGCCACTCAACGAGTTTTGCCCTTCTTTTCGCATTGGTATGTAGTGGCAGACAGACAAAACCTCTAAGCGAGGCTGTTTGCTAATGTTCCAGTGTTTGCTTTGAGCTATGCAAGCATAGGACGCCAATTGTTTTCTTCAGCGGACGAACTCCTACTGGGGACAATCAGCTGGAAGTTGTTTGGCTTGATCGCTAACAACGTAGCGTTAACACTTGACAGTATATCGGCTATTTTAAAGGTTTCGTTTACGGTTTCGGTGAGGTTTTGAACAGACACGTCTTGcgcttttgttccttttttaaCTTTGTCCTGACCAAAACATCTTGTGCGACGGAAGAAGGCACAAACCAGCTGAGCTAGCTGACGTTATCGCAGACCCCAACTTGCCTTTTAAACTGGAATTGTGTACCACTCTTTGTacgttttgttttcattgccGTGTACAGCTCGCTACCTTGTTTTTGTGACGGATCCACAGTTTACTAATTTCCAAACTCCTGGGGCATAGCCTGAATGTTGCAGGAAGTGCAATACATTATTGCGCtagcagttttattttgtatttatttgccgctacatttttttttttgtcaaagattTGTTGTCTTTTACTTTGATTTGGAAACACAATTCAGATTGTGTTTTCAAAGTCCGGCAGAGCTGGACGTGTTGTTGGATTTGATTTTTGGTTGATGAAGCGTGACAAACCTTCATTACGGCTACAAATAGAGGGCCATAAACCTGAGCTCACAAAGAAACTCACATTTTGTCCAACTCTCCTCTCATGCTGCTATGCCAGTCTCCAAGCTcttttagctaaaaaaaaaataaaaaatgtaatcaagTAGGGACTGCTAATCTTTTTGACTAACTTCTGCAACCCCATTTTCAGGAATATCCTCTCCCATCCCCCTTACCCCCTCTGTCAGAGCATGGCTCAGGAGACCAATCAGACGCAGGTGCCAATGCTTTGCACTATGGGATGCGGTTTCTATGGTAACCCCCGCACCAACGGCATGTGCTCCGTCTGCTACAAGGAACACCTGCAGAGACAACAGGGAGGGGGTCGATCCAGTCCCCCGGGAGAGAAAGGTAGGAAGATGGGAGAGACGCGACCTATAAAAAGCCGGGGTGTGCTGAGTCTGTTAGGGGGGAAAAGACAGGAACTTTGAACATGGGGTCATTCAAAAACTTTACAAGTTGAGGGGGCACATGGATTTGCTAAAAGGGATTGGAGAACAGAGGTAGCAGTAGCTACTGTGGCATCAGAAAGCAAGAGAGTGACATTGCCATCTGTTGTTTCATATTGACGCCACCTATATGATCATTTTATATCAATACACAAATGTCATGATAAGATACCTAACTACAAGTCGAAAGTCATCCATGCTCAGGGCTAGAACAACAGGTTCTGTGTTTGTACCATTAGACTGTCCTTTCCCCACACAGCTGCTACGTCACCGGCAGGATCACCGGGATCTGCTAGTGTGACTGTGGAGAGCACAACCCCAGAGCCCTGTACAGAGGTGGCAGGAACTCCACCTGAGGAGCAAACAACCAGGTACATCTGACAGCTAGAGAATTTGGTTGACCACGATGTTGTTCAAAAGattacaaaaacactgaaccacTGTAGATAAGTTATTTTGATTTCATTCCCCTAGGgatgacaatgacaaaacattGCCATTAATAATTGAATTGATTCAAAGTAGGAACAAATAAGAAGGATGATGTGGGAAATGCAGTGAAGTTGTCAGATGGTATTGTAGATTTGTTAGAGATGCATTATATTGTTTGTATCAAGTTGCTCCACCATGTAGATCCAGATTGTTGTGTCTTTAATTGTTGCATAACTTGCCAAACAAGCACAGTCATGTTgtataaagtttttaaaaagggaGTCTGGCACAAGTCCAGTGTAGTTTGCTATGTGAGGCCCATGCCAGCACCGTACAGTAACACAGGCCTGGAGTGTATCGCAACAAAGACCAGTTACACATGTTGTTATTTAAATTGTCAATTAAAAACTTTGATAATGAGTAGATCAGGTCATTTATAGCTCCTCTCATAAGTCCTGTCAAGTTATCCTATTACATCAGCTTGCCTCAgaaaatcaaattttatttatttcctttacaTTTTACTTATTAACTCTCTGGGATTATTCCACATTCGTCTCACGATTCAGACAATTTTAATTTACCTGATGGCTCTGATCTCTCTGGTAAGAATTCTTATCTGCCGATCATTGAACATTTTCAGCCATTATTAAGAAGGTCAAAATCAGACTCACACATTTGATCGGGTGTCTTTGAACCTTTTGCTGTGTTACATTACTTACAAAGAAGAATATTTTCACTATACTATTTTCTATAGTGGCTTCTAATAATTTTTCATACAGTGTCTGAGTCTGTTCTGTCTTCTTCAACAGAGAGTTTTGCTTTATGCTGTGCATTAGTTATGCCAGTAAATTATTCTTTTTGaattgtaaaatacatttttttcataccattataaaagaaatgcagtagctgagaaaaacatttgaacGTGGTGATCGCTCTGTGTTCTTTTGAGGCTGTTTgaattaattaaagtttttgtATTACAATATATGCACATTTCACTAGATTTTGTTTGAGGTTTTGCTAGAATGGAACCACGCAGGCAAGGTTTTAATATTTAAGCAGTATTCTGAGTTTTTGTGGAACATGGAGATTACTGACATTATAATGCAATTAATTA
Coding sequences within:
- the plin3 gene encoding mannose-6-phosphate receptor binding protein 1 isoform X1, with the protein product MADSGKTNETGAAAPEPANGDQQTVVSRVSNLPLVSSACEAVSSAYSSTKDSVPLLKGVMDVAESGVRTLGAAATTGSKPLLDIIEPQLSTVNEYALKGLDKVEEKLPILHQPADKVVSDTVGMVYQSVAGAKDAVYGAVMGGVELTRAAVSGGISTIMGTRMGQMVSSGMGLALSRSEDWVDQNLPVTERELAAVAEPVSGEVTTTSASPSYFVRLGKLSAKVQERALQQSLVRARHARDTTYAAVGQITSTLDLLERTRAGVGTVSNQIEGASEQLLQRWTEWKQKQEGDGKTESEPDGTKNESEQLEWRALSMVRGLSDQLRSACSGVVSSAQGLPGAVQDQLTNARRAAEELQSSLGNTSNITPLLLERSRHQLNQIQQSLDGVMDYLLNNTPLNWLVGPFTPQLTEKAEEDVAMEQAGPDN
- the plin3 gene encoding mannose-6-phosphate receptor binding protein 1 isoform X2, encoding MADSGKTNETGAAAPEPANGDQQTVVSRVSNLPLVSSACEAVSSAYSSTKDSVPLLKGVMDVAESGVRTLGAAATTGSKPLLDIIEPQLSTVNEYALKGLDKVEEKLPILHQPADKVVSDTVGMVYQSVAGAKDAVYGAVMGGVELTRAAVSGGISTIMGTRMGQMVSSGMGLALSRSEDWVDQNLPVTERELAAVAEPVSGEVTTTSASPSYFVRLGKLSAKVQERALQQSLVRARHARDTTYAAVGQITSTLDLLERTRAGVGTVSNQIEGASEQLLQRWTEWKQKQEGDGKTESEPDGTKNESELEWRALSMVRGLSDQLRSACSGVVSSAQGLPGAVQDQLTNARRAAEELQSSLGNTSNITPLLLERSRHQLNQIQQSLDGVMDYLLNNTPLNWLVGPFTPQLTEKAEEDVAMEQAGPDN